In Antennarius striatus isolate MH-2024 chromosome 20, ASM4005453v1, whole genome shotgun sequence, the genomic window aatgtgatcagggagacaggtaggagagtacttggtgtgtcatctggaaggaaagtagataaggagacttggtggtggaatgaggaggtacaggagtgtatacagagaaagaggttagccaagaggaagtgggacactgagaggactgaggagagtagacaggagtacagggagatgcagcgtaaggtgaaggtagaggtagcaaaggccaaacaagaagcttatgatgacttgtatgctaggttggacagtaaggagggagagactgatctataccggttggcaagacagagagatagagatgggaaggacgtgcagcaggttagggtgattaaggatagggatggaagtctattgacaggtgccagtagtgtgatgggaagatggaaagagtactttgaagagttgatgaacgtggaaaatgagagggaacaaagactagaagaggtgactgttgtggaccaggatgtagcaaagattagtcaggatgaagtgaggagggcattgaagaggatgaagagtggaaaggcagtcggtcctgatgatatacctgtagaggtatggaagtgtctaggagaggtggcggtagagtttctgactgggttgttcaacaggatcttagatagtgagaagatgcctgaggaatggaggagaagtgtgctggtgcccatttttaagaacaagggagatgtgcagagttgtggcaactacagaggaataaagctgatgagccatacaatgaagttatggaagagagtagtggaagctagactaagggcagaagtgaacatttgtgagcagcagtatggtttcatgccaaaaaagagtactacagatgcagtatttgctttgaggatgttgatagagaagtacagagaaggccagagggagctgcattgtgtttttgtagatctggagaaagcttatgacagggtgcccagagaggaactgtggtattgtatgaggaagtctggagtggcagagaagtatgttagaacggtgcaggacatgtatgaagactgtaagacagtggtgaggtgtgctgtaggtgtgacagaggagttcaaggtggaagtgggactgcatcagggatcagctctgagccccttcttgtttgccatggtgatggacaggctgacaaacgaggttagacaggaatctccatggactatgatgtttgcagatgacattgtgatctgtagtgagagcagggaacaggtggaggagaagctagagaagtgggggtttgtcctggaaaggagaggaatgaaggttagccgcagtaagacagagtacatgtgtgtgaatgagagggacccaagtggaatagtgaggttagagggagaagagatcaagaaggtggaggattttaagtacttaggctcaacagtccagagcaatggagagtgtggaaaagaggtgaagaagcgtgtacaggcaggatggaacgggtggaggaaagtgtcaggtgtgatgtgtgatagaagagtttcagctaaaatgaagggaaaggtgtacaaaactgtggtgagaccagcgatgttgtttggtctagagacagtgtcactgaagaaaagacaggagacagagctagaggtagcagagatgaagatgctgaggttctctctgggagtgaccaggatggataggatcaggaatgagtatatcagagggacagcacatgttagaggttttggagataaagtcagagaggccagactgagatggtttggacatgtccagaggagagatagtgaatatattggtagaaggatgctgagttttgaactgccaggcaggaggcctagaggaagaccaaagaggaggtttatggatgtaatgagggaagacatgaaggtagttggtgtgagagaagaggattcaaaggacagggctagatggaggaaattgattcgctgtggcgacccctgaagggaaaagccgaaaggaaaagaagaagaagaagatgttcaatgttgttagtgggtatactccacaggtaggatgtgaggtggaggagaaggagacattctggttggactttgatgaactaatgcagagcatacctaggaatgagagagttgtcactggtgcagacttcagtggacatgttggtgcaggtaagaGGTGacaaggaggtgatgggcaggtttggtgtaCATGAGAGGAATGCAGACGGACAgatgatagttgactttgcaaaaaggatggaaatggctatagtgaatactttcttccagaggaggcagggacatagggtgacctataagagtggtggtaggagcacgcAGGTTGACTACATTTTGTGTAGACGGTgcaatctgaaggagatcagtgactgcaaagtagtggtaggcgatagtgtagccaaacagcataggattgTGGTGTGTAGGAATACTGTGTtggtgaggaagacgaagaagacaaaagcagagcagagcacgaaatggtggaagctgaaaagggaggAGTGTTGCAttacttttaggaaggagttaagacaggctctgggtggtcaggaggtgctgccagatgactgcacaactacagctaatgtgatcagggagagaggtaggagagtacttggtgtgtcatctggaaggaaagtagataaggagacttggtggtggaatgaggaggtacaggtgTGTATACAGACaaaatgggacactgagaggactgaggagagtagagaGGAGTACATGGAGATGCAATGTaccgtgaaggtagaggtagcaaaggccaaacaaggggcttatgatgacttgtatgctaggttgaacagtaaggagggagagactgatctatataggctggcaagacagagagacagagatgggaaggacgtgcagcaggctAGGGTGATTAAGTGttgggatggaagtctattgacagttgtcagtacaggtagtcgtcgacttacaacctatgcaacttacgaccgaccgactttacgaccacaatgtccgggcaacgcgggcattccctccagccacagtactcacactctgagactcccgcgctctcttcagtaaccacgccgcacacacactgttcagtcacactgtgagatcagtagcccagcccactactgatgggctgggctgcttaggaggctgtgacggagaaatgtatgaatggcgtatggaaaaactgtcaagcgttatgtgaactcttctgctggatttgaaagtgacgaagaacttgatcagattcgggagaaaatagtgaaactggcaaaaaacctctccttggagaacttacaAATGATCGTGCTgtaagaactgatcgcgctggaagaagaaagagtggaagaagaagagagaagcagagaaagaagaggaggaaacagaaaaaatgttcaccaccaaaggcttgtcagaaggcttttccctgttaaataaactccgtgcacactttgaagaaatggacatagaacatagaaacatttgcaaggattgaacggatggcaaacgacgctttccatccatatcgtgaaatttatgaggagaaaaagaaacgaacaattcagacaaagctcacaatgattatgaaaagatcgtctcccgctcccaccaacccacgcgctgccccagctgacgatccggacgacccacagccaagcaccagcgctgctggattgaatttttacttaagagtcgatttacgaccaagtcgaattacTACCGGtctgtcgggaccaatcgcggtcgtaagtcgacgactacctgtagtgtgatgggaagatggaaagagtactttgaaaagttgatgaaagtggaaaatgagagagaaccaagactagaaaaggtgactgttgtggaccaggaagtagcaaagattagtcaggatgaagtgaggagggcgttgaagaggatgaagagtggaaaggcagtcggtcctgatgatatacctgtagaggtttggaagggCCTAGGCAGTAGAGTTTCTTAAAATCAAGGAAACAAGGAAGCAAGGAAATATTTACTGATGTACAACTTATTACGTGTTAATAGCAGAATGATTTAACAGTCAATGAACACCAGAACATCTACCTATGAAGGAAAGGATTCAAAATTACgctgaaaataaagattttactCAAATTAATTGAATTTCATCACAGCTGCTTATAATGATCATAACCTTGTGTGTACACCCCGTATGCCTGTTTGCACTCCTGACACCATCTGGACATGTTTCTGATGAATTGTCTGATGATGTCCAGGAGGATCTTCCCCCAGAAGTGGCAGAACTGGAGAACTGAAGATGCTTTGATATGAGGAAGgaatggggtggtggtggggggctacCAGGTGTAGTGTTCTGTGGCGAATGCCAGTCCAGCTTCACTGCGCTCGGCTTTGAGTATAGGTCCTTACCAGAGCAGTGATCCCCAACCCTTAGGACATGTATTGGTCCGTGGGTCAATCGGTACCAAGCCGCACAGACAGAATCTAGAAAGTtactggattctctcctccacgtccGTCTATTTCAGTCTTGATGCTTATCAAGATGGTTGCCCCGGTCACATGATTGTCTTCTTAAAGGGACCACTCTGGCCGTTAATGTAGAATACATTACCGTTAAACTGAACCTCCCAAGctacaaaaataaagagaaacaaaTCTTAGTTTGATGTTAttaggacgctgctaataaagacACACAATAGATTCAGTCTTATTAGAAAGTTTTTATGCAATCATTTTACTTtcttgtatttatccaccacaccttaaaagCCAacccgtgaaaatattgtctgacgttGAACCGGTCCATAGTGTAAAAAAGGCTGGGGACTGCTGGTTTATAGGACGTCAGCCTTCATGCCAGCCTCATGAGGTCTGTTTTGGATGGTTAGGTCTGTAAGTAGGTATGCTGATGTCCATGTGGGGGGATTTTACTGTGGGGATTAAGAGTTCTGATCATTTTTTTGAGCAGCATATCTGTAGACGGCTCGCAAAACTGATGTCTTGGGCAAAGAACTCAAATCcaatataaaatgtttccttgtttttaacCAGTGGCAGAATCAGTACAAAAGCAGCATTACTTAGTGTTTCATCCAATGCTTATTGAAAGgacttttaatgaaatattaaaatcacaAGGTGGAATTGGTTTGCTTAGTTTCCTtagtattcatattttaatatttaatattttcacagatGGCGTCAGGAGAATGCAATGAAGATACTGAAGTTTACAACATAACATTGAGTACTGGTGATGAACTAACATTAATGGGCCAGGCTGAGATCCTGTATGCCAAGACCTCCAAAGAAAAATCAAGATTCAACACCATTTTTAAGAAGATCGGGAAATTGAACTCTATTAGTAAGATTGGTCGAGGCAAGATGCCTTGCTTAATCTGCATGAACCATCGAACCAATGAGAGCATCAGCCTGCCTTTTCAGTGCAAAGGCAGGTTCAGCACCTGTAGTCCGATGGAGCTTCAGATGCAGGATGGTGAACACACCATTAGGAACATTGTGGAGAAAACCCGTCTCCCGGTCAATGTCACGGTTCCCAGCAGTCCACCCCGCAATCAGCATGACCTCCACCTTATTCGTGAGGGTCATCGCTACAAATTAGTCAACATTCAGACGAAAACTGTGGTTGTGTGCTGTATACTGCGAAGCAACAAGATTATCCCCATCCATTTTCCCTTCCACTTGGCTATGCCGAGGTTCATTATTCCTGAGGAACTGCTGCAAGGAGAGTTTTGGCTAGATACCATGGTACATCGTTGGTTCTCCTTCTGCCAGGAGCAATTCGACATAGATGACTATTCCCGTGCAGTCAGGGATGTGAGGACAGACTGGAACGATGATGGTAAGAGCCCCAAGAAAAACAGTGGAAACGATAGTTGCAGTGGAAGCAGCGCAGGCAGCTGCACCTCCAATGGGTGTCCCAACCTCATGCATATTCCCAGCTCTTTAACGTACGCCCGGGACGAGCTCACTCAGTCTTTCCACcgactgtcagtgtgtgtgtatggcagCAACCTTCACGGTAACAGTGAGGTCAATTTGCACGGCTGTATGACACTTTGTGGAGACTGGGCTCTCCTGCCCTCTGATAACATCCCCTCAGACTCTGGAgaaggtgaacattttttccctGAATTGTTGGATAGCACAAACCAACAACCATCCTTCAACAAGTCAGAACTTCCCTATGAGGAACTGTGGTTGGACCACTTGAGAGGTCAGATCCCAAAACCTTCAGTAAGTGAGGGTAATCGAGGCATCAACAACGGCTGTGGACCAACAGTAGCCCTGTCGTACCCAGTCATGTGTCCCATTGGGGCAGCGACCAATTCTGATGTGTCTCTGACGCCACCACCAGTCCCACCCAAGTCTGAAGCTGTGAGTATAATCTGGTACCCTTATTGTTGTCAGCCTTAACATTTCAGGCTAATTTGGTAACAGCAAAGAAATGCAACTACATGTATATCTGGTATCAGTTTACACAGCAACTAATCGACACAAGaaacaagtgcttctgaaaaaagcTGGCATTTCAGCCAGTTTTCATaaacacagtggtacctctactcacAAAATTAATTgcttccggaagaaattacgtaagtagaaaatttcataagtagagacacgttttccatagaaatgccctaatccgttccaagcccccaaaaattccgacataaatgttttataaagcataaaaatgcatcaaaacatgttacaattagattattacacaataaatgagagttgtgcataatgtaaaaaacaaaaaatagagtaaagaataaaaatgatggtcatttaccttttaactgctgtcctcattgttttttgccctctttggttcatgcgctcttgcctcacgttgccgaacaacagagtgaattccagtcctccttttgaacttctcaaaccacccacgcgatgccttaaactccttaaacttccttttgttttaataacgtggcgattgtagatgccatactctttggtgagatcaaccaaacgcatcccttttttacatgcttttctattatctcttgcttcttttcctcttttctccatcactttcttggggtccatagcaaatactcaaaaagttactGTATTTgggcaaaactatcagaacacctcacgggttgagggccgaatgacgaggaccctgcataaacaccgacctagctccacacagaggtccctctcagCCAGttggatgccaggaagatactagataatagccaatggcagagcagctatgagaatgttgccttcaggaacctgtgggagctgcaagtatcagcccatactgtatttttacctttaataagtccaaaaaaaaaatcgtaactagaggcaatatttacctgctgagaagttttgtaagtagaacatttcataagtagagacattcgtaagtagaggtaccactgaaTGTACAAATTTACACAGAACTCAAAAAAGCTAAAAATGgcagcacatttaatttcaagCATACAAGCATTCCATGAAGCTTCCTCTTGATTGATTAGTTTACACTATCCACTACAATATCTTGATATTGTTCGTCAGACCTCCTGTATGTTAGCCATGTCTAAGCAAAGCCTTCTTAAAACAGGTCGTGGTAGCAGGGTTAGTAAGGtggcagggttttttttccgtGACCCAGCAACCAAAGACCCAAGGCTAGCTCCTGTTTCAATGTATTTTGGCTGAACAAGGAATAACTCCCATGATTTGTTGATGGTCTTCAGGGGGATCAATTTGTCGAGCTGTAAAGTCAcaatgtaaatgaaaatattgagGCTATCTGAGATTAGATTTTATgaattaatcttttattttgaggCAATCTAGCTTCAGTGTCAGAATGTTTGACTTCACCCTGACTGAAAATACTATTCAGTAGACTAGAAGTCAACGCTGAGAGAGTATAAATAAATGGTGACCCTAAATTAAGTCAGCAATGGAATTTTGATGTTTAGGGCTCAAAGAAGTGTCTTAACACATTTAGTTGGTTGGAGTTTTGTCTACTTCagtatcatttaattttttctagGTGAAAGAAGAATGTCGTCTTTTGAATGCCCCACCAATTCCTCCACGAAGTTTGAAACAGGTGCCATCAGTACCGGTCCTGCCAAAGCCGAGGCAACAGGAGACTCGGTCTCCAAGTCCAACCCTGTCTTATTATTCCTCTGGTCTCCACAACATGTAAGAATTGGAACCATTTCCAGGCacaaatatatcaatatatattCAGACTTTAAACTGCAAAAGTCATGCATCAGCACAACAAAGTGTTTCCCAACCCACACTGAGACGTCAGTCACTAGTTTTTGGTTCTAAGCACTTAAAGGTTAGTTCTTATTACAGAactgtgtgtttcatttttttcatcagcAGTGGAGCATGTGAGCAAGAGGCGGCTGACCCACAAGATCACGTGTGCTACCCATGTAACTGGGGTAAATCCAGCACTACCGAGCCAAATGCTACACTTCCCAGCAGCAGCCTGCCTTCTGACGGAATGGCGTCCAGACTGTCTTGGCCAAATAACTACTGTGGAGGAGAATCACACAGCACGGAGGAATGTCTGCCAGCCAGCTGTCGAAGCTACTACAGTTACCCCAGAAAGAGGTCCCCGAGCACGCCCAAAACCTGCACCTCCAGTCTTGTTGACTTCGATGGCCGGGAGCATGCGCTCTGCAGGAAGGATTTTAGCTTGGAGAAAGTTGCTCTCAGTCAGGTTTGCACTAAATCTTCAAGTTACAATTCAGAAATGTACAGAGACCGGACAATTGAGGAATCAAACACGAAGCAGAGCCTCTCGTGCCCCATCTTACCACCAAGAACATCAAGATCAAATGCCATGAAGACGAGCACAGATGTGAAGTCAGAATCGACCCTTGACAGTGAGCAGGAAAGTTCCAACTGCTCACAGTATGAGCTGAGGACAAAAGAGATTCTTTCAATCTCAAACTCCACATCAGACAGTTCGTCCGCCTCTCACGCTGCTCAGTGGCAGCCCCCGTCCAGTCTGGCTGGTCTCTCCATCGAAGAGGTGTCCAAATCGCTCAGGTTTATTGGCCTGCCAGACGAcattgtttctctttttgtgtCAGAGAAGATAGACGGGAATTTAATTCTGCAGCTCACAGAGGAAATATTGTCAGAGGACTTTAAGCTAAGCAAACTACAAGTGACAAAGCTCCTGCAGTTCATAAACGGGTGGAGGCCCAAGATTTAAGTAACATTATATGACACTCTGTCTGTATTAAAGCAGACAGAACCATGACTTCAGTTTTAATGCTATGCAGCAAGCCACGAGTTTGTTTTTGTATAAGACGAGTTTATGATTTTGTTACTACGTTGATGTGGGTTAGATACAGCCATTGGTTAATGTTTCCCACTGAATGGAATCATTTGGCACTTTGATGACATTCTCACACCATTTGACCCAAATCCTACAAGTGTTCATGCCGTCACACAAATCCTAATCGGTTCCAGCAAATACTATACAAGGGAAGACCATTTTCACAGAAAGACGGGGTAGGAcgttataaaaaatatataactcccccagatttttattttgtctggcTATTTCTGGAAGCTAATGAGATCTACTTGTGTTCTTTTAAACATGTACACTCTCTTCTGAAGCTCTGCTTGGCCTGTATCAGTTAACATTGAGCATTTTTAGAGCTATGGCGTCATATTGATTCTAAGTTCTTTAGAAAAAGTTGgaatgggaaaaaaagacaagatcTCTTTCTGAATATAATTGATGCTAAGTGAATTTCATGAATTCTTTGAATATGTGAAGGGAGGTACTTGCTAAAGCCAAAAACATCAGTTTTGTCTCTGCACCAGTCTGACAT contains:
- the garem gene encoding GRB2-associated and regulator of MAPK protein 1 isoform X2, which encodes MDLGTMLYNNLKDVTWSSASLPLDQFVSAYRLPQIVKLDNGQLVEGLRDNDYLLIHSCRQWTTITAHSLEEGHYVIGPKIEIPVHYEGQFKLLEQDRDVKEPVQYFNSVEEVAKAFPERVYVMEEITFNVKMASGECNEDTEVYNITLSTGDELTLMGQAEILYAKTSKEKSRFNTIFKKIGKLNSISKIGRGKMPCLICMNHRTNESISLPFQCKGRFSTCSPMELQMQDGEHTIRNIVEKTRLPVNVTVPSSPPRNQHDLHLIREGHRYKLVNIQTKTVVVCCILRSNKIIPIHFPFHLAMPRFIIPEELLQGEFWLDTMVHRWFSFCQEQFDIDDYSRAVRDVRTDWNDDGKSPKKNSGNDSCSGSSAGSCTSNGCPNLMHIPSSLTYARDELTQSFHRLSVCVYGSNLHGNSEVNLHGCMTLCGDWALLPSDNIPSDSGEGEHFFPELLDSTNQQPSFNKSELPYEELWLDHLRGQIPKPSVSEGNRGINNGCGPTVALSYPVMCPIGAATNSDVSLTPPPVPPKSEAVKEECRLLNAPPIPPRSLKQVPSVPVLPKPRQQETRSPSPTLSYYSSGLHNIGACEQEAADPQDHVCYPCNWGKSSTTEPNATLPSSSLPSDGMASRLSWPNNYCGGESHSTEECLPASCRSYYSYPRKRSPSTPKTCTSSLVDFDGREHALCRKDFSLEKVALSQVCTKSSSYNSEMYRDRTIEESNTKQSLSCPILPPRTSRSNAMKTSTDVKSESTLDSEQESSNCSQYELRTKEILSISNSTSDSSSASHAAQWQPPSSLAGLSIEEVSKSLRFIGLPDDIVSLFVSEKIDGNLILQLTEEILSEDFKLSKLQVTKLLQFINGWRPKI
- the garem gene encoding GRB2-associated and regulator of MAPK protein 1 isoform X1; the protein is MDLGTMLYNNLKDVTWSSASLPLDQFVSAYRLPQIVKLDNGQLVEGLRDNDYLLIHSCRQWTTITAHSLEEGHYVIGPKIEIPVHYEGQFKLLEQDRDVKEPVQYFNSVEEVAKAFPERVYVMEEITFNVKMASGECNEDTEVYNITLSTGDELTLMGQAEILYAKTSKEKSRFNTIFKKIGKLNSISKIGRGKMPCLICMNHRTNESISLPFQCKGRFSTCSPMELQMQDGEHTIRNIVEKTRLPVNVTVPSSPPRNQHDLHLIREGHRYKLVNIQTKTVVVCCILRSNKIIPIHFPFHLAMPRFIIPEELLQGEFWLDTMVHRWFSFCQEQFDIDDYSRAVRDVRTDWNDDGKSPKKNSGNDSCSGSSAGSCTSNGCPNLMHIPSSLTYARDELTQSFHRLSVCVYGSNLHGNSEVNLHGCMTLCGDWALLPSDNIPSDSGEGEHFFPELLDSTNQQPSFNKSELPYEELWLDHLRGQIPKPSVSEGNRGINNGCGPTVALSYPVMCPIGAATNSDVSLTPPPVPPKSEAVKEECRLLNAPPIPPRSLKQVPSVPVLPKPRQQETRSPSPTLSYYSSGLHNISGACEQEAADPQDHVCYPCNWGKSSTTEPNATLPSSSLPSDGMASRLSWPNNYCGGESHSTEECLPASCRSYYSYPRKRSPSTPKTCTSSLVDFDGREHALCRKDFSLEKVALSQVCTKSSSYNSEMYRDRTIEESNTKQSLSCPILPPRTSRSNAMKTSTDVKSESTLDSEQESSNCSQYELRTKEILSISNSTSDSSSASHAAQWQPPSSLAGLSIEEVSKSLRFIGLPDDIVSLFVSEKIDGNLILQLTEEILSEDFKLSKLQVTKLLQFINGWRPKI